In the genome of Candidatus Bathyarchaeota archaeon, the window TACTATGAGCTACAATTCTTTCAAGCTCTTTTTCTTTGATTCTCAGCACCATTTCAAAACCATATGTTAGTTCGTTTTATTCTAGAATTCTAATACATACAATTAAGCTTACACGCTAATTTTCTTTGGCATCAAGAACTTTTTGCATTTTCCAATGATATATACTATCAAACAAAGTATCGCCCTTTCCTATTATTGAATAGCCATTTTTGATATAGAACTGAAGTGCATTCTCCCGAGCATTTAATATAATATACTTAATTCGCTTATTTCTCGCTCGATTTTCAAGCTCCTTCAATATAAGCGTTCCAATACCTTTACTACGATAATTCTCTTGAACTGCCATATATCTAATTCGCATCTTTTCCTTAGATTCAAGATGAATTCTACCAACTCCAACTATTTCTTTACCAATACAAGCCATAATATGTGTAGAATTGTTCTCAATATCATCCTTCTCACTTCCTCTAGGTTGCTTCCAAGGCTTTCTTAAAACAATCCATCTCAATTCATAATAATGATCAAATTCATCATTGGTTCGGGGTTCACAAATTTTAACATTCATCTTAAACCAATCACGCAATTAAAATAAGCAAATTAAAATTGAATACGCAAGAATATGAAGCTAGTAAAATGGAATTATTTAATTAGTCTTCCTTAATCTTATCAGAAATAGTCTTTAATTTTCCATCTTCTAATACTCGGATCTTAGTGTCTAACCTCACATCAATACCTAGTGTACGAAAGAGCCAAAGTAATTGTTCACCATCAAGAACATCCTTTATCTCTCCAGAAGACGATAGGCGTATTAGTTCCTTCTCGACGTGTGCGGTTTCTTTAGGATATTGATGTCTTGCAGTTTCAAGAACTTCCCAAGCTCTGCCTTTTAAGATTTTCTTTAGATAAATCTCAGGACTTTTTTTCACATTTTTTGATTCTTGAGATTTGTTATCCTTTTCAAATTTCTTAGCAAGCATAGCTCTCTTCATTTGAAGAAGTCTTCGACGCCTCCAAATCTCAAGCTCCTTATCTTCAGACATTATGTTTTACCTTGGGTTTTAAGATCCACTCTTTTTTGATCTAAGCCTATTGCAATTTCATACTCATAAATGATTCTAGAAGTTACAACAGGAGCTTCAAGGACATTTCTGTCAATTGAAAATACGCAATCAGCGGCACGCATTGATTCATTGGTTAAATGTCCATGGGGAAAGCCTCCAATGATTATTAGGAGTTTTTCTTCATGTGAAATCTTTTTACATACTTCTCTTAGAGTATTAGGCTTACCCACCGAAGAAAAAACAATCACTTTTGAAGGTTCAATTCTGTCAATAATATCTTGCAATCTCTCTTTTTTAATAGAAAGTAAGGATTCTCCAGACTCTGGGACTCTTCCTAGTTTGAAAAGTTGTTCAAATAAGTTTACGAATCTATTGTAATTCTTTGGCAATCTTGCTTTTGAAGAAACTGTGATTATGTGATCATCAATGGTATGGACATAAATCTGCAATGAACCTTCTTTGTTCAACGGTGTTCCAAGTGCCTCTAGCAAAGCCATATGGATTATGTCAGGCCTTCCCCTTTTTTCGTCATCTTTTAAATCCGTCATCGCTTTATGGTGATAGGATCTATCGAGCAATATTTCATTTGTATGTTTTCCACTTTTCTTGCTATAGCTTACAACTGCAGGGTGGCCTAATATTTTCTTTGGAACTAGTTCTAGTGCAGATTCTGCTAATATTAAAGTCAACAATTTGCTTCCAAAAAATTTAACATTACTTTCAAAGATATAAAAATAGACCTTAATGAATCACGAAAAACAAATTACAAAAAAAATCGCAAGGGAAAGAATAGAGATATTAATGAAATTAGCTCAGAAATCAGTCCATGAAGATCCTGATCTGGCCAAAAGATATGTAACCCTTGCAAGGAAGATCGGAATGAAGTGCCAATTGAGGTTACCAAAGAACTTGAAAATGTTCATATGTAAGGGATGTGGAAATCTACTTGTACCAGGTACAAACTGTAGAGTTAGATTAAGATCTGATAATGGTTCTAGAGTTGTTTTGACTTGTCTAAAATGCAACACAGTGAAAAGGTTTCCTTTAACGAGAGAGAAAAAATTGAGAAAGCAAAAATAAAAAGATTGCAAAAAAAAGCAAGTACAATTAAAACAAAAATTTGGATCGGAAAAGAAGGCATTACTTCAACCTTTATTGAGCAATTGAATAATCAATTAAAAACTAATAAACTTGTTAAAGTTAAAATTCAAAAAAATATTTTAGAAAATGAACAGATCGAAGAAATTGCTCAAAAAACCGCAAAAGATACAAATTCAAATTTAATAGATATCAGAGGAAGGACTTTTAGTTTATTCAAACCAAGTGATTAGCCAAATGATCCCATTAGAATTTTTAATTTTATATAGCTAGATACCTTAGGAATAAAACATCATCTATCTTTTCAAATTCTTTCAATTTAAAGCGAGTTCCATCCTCAAAACTCTCGAAACCTAAGCCATCTGCAAATGTTGGAGTATCGCTACCCCCAATCACTATTGGAGACAGATATAAGAATATCTCATCAACCGCCCCTATTTTGAAAAAACTCCATCGAATCTTTCCTCCACCCTCAACTAATATTCTTTTTAAACCCATTTCATGTATTTTCCCTAAAGCAGATTTGATATCTACTTTGCTGTCTCCGCATATTAGAACATCAGCGCCCAATTTCTTAATAGACTCAATACGGTCAGGAGATGCTTTTTGCGAAGTAAAAACAATGGTTTTTGCTTCTGAAGAAAAAATATTTGAATTTAAAGGCGTTCTTGCTTCACTATCAAAAACAATGCGTGATGGATTTTTTCCTTTAACAGCCCTCACAGTTAAAAGAGGATTATTGGTTATAATTGTGTTAACACCAATTACTATAGCATCTACTTCTGACCTCAATTTATGTAAACGCGACACAAGTTCATTATTCATGAACTGAGATAAACTTGAACCCCCTCCATCTTTGGGAGCTATTTTACCATCGATACTCATATTCCCGCCAATTATTACATAAGGTCGAACAATTTCTTTCAATTTAGCTCACAATTCTCTTATAATGAGTAGATATGAAGAAAATTTTAAGAGATAAACGTAATATATATGAAGTTAGGATAAATTAAAGAGAGTTGTTAATATATGTCTCAATTTTTCGATTTCCCCCCTCTTTGGCTTCCGCCTAAACCCAAGGCAAGTAAAGCTACAGCATTTTCATTATTATCAGGAATTTTCACAATGATAGCTGGAATTGCTGCAACAGCCCTTGCATGGCTATATATTGCTTTTGTCCCACCACTTTTAGCACCATACTGGTGGGCTCCGATTATTATTGGCATAGTACTTGGTTTAATCATCATTCTTGGAGCATTTGTGATATGGCAAGGTTCTTTAGGATTCGGTGGAGCTATAGTCTTCTTAACATCTCTACTAAACATATATCTAATAGCCGTATGGTTTATACCAGTTGATCCTTGGCGATATGCAATTATAGCTTTAGGAACACTTGCACTCATTTTTGGATTAATAGGTGGAACTCTAGGCGTATTTGGAAAATAATCTCTCATAGGATTTTTTCTTTCAGTAATCACTGAATTATATTAGGTTTGAAAAGCTTTGACTGGACGTGTTAAAGTAGCTGTATTAAGAACACAGAATTACAAAGATGCCTTTGATACCGTCAAAGACGCAGTGAAATTGGCTGGAGGATTCGATGACGCAATCAAGAATAAATCCTTTGTAACGCTTAAACCAAATCTTGTTAGACTTCCTAAAAAACCGATAATTAAAGGCATGGCTACAAATTTTGAAACATTAGAAGCAGTGATAAAGTTAGTGAGAGAAAAAACATCAAAAATAGCTATCATAGAATCTGATACAATGCTTGGTACCGCTGAGGATGCTTTCGAGAAATACAACACTTATACTTTAGTCGAAAAATATGGTTTGGAGCTAATCAACTCAAGTAAAGAGAAATTGATTGAATGTACTATCCCTGATCCTCAATTCTATGTTGCTACAAATGGCCTAAAGTGGATAGATCAACCTGATAGAGAAATGTATGCAAAGGATTATGTGCTAAGGTTGCCGGAAAAACTTCTGAAAAGTGTAAGGATTTCAATTCCCACAATGAAGACTCAAGCAGATCCATATTCTGCTCTAACATTCTCAATAAAGAATATGTTTGGTGTTTTACCTGAAGTAAAGAAATTTAAGAAATTCCATGAACGAAAAATCTGGAAGGGAGAACCATATGATATTGGAATCAATGTCGCTCGATCGCTATTGGACATTTGTCAAGTTGCACCTCCAAATTATGCTATTATAGATGGTTTATGGGGACTTCATGGGCCCGGTTCTCCGGCAACTGGATATAGTGTTGAGTTGGGCTTAATAATTGCTTCTCAAGATGCTTGGGCTGCAGATACTGTAGCTGGAGAGATAGTGGGGTTTGATATGAAGAGGTTATTCTACTTTGAAAAAGCTGAGAGAATGGGATTAGGAACAGTTAATCTTGAAGATATAGAGATAGTTGGAGAAGAATTAGAATCGATAAAATATCCTTTTGAACTTGATGTAAGCTTGGAGGGTCATAGGAAATTAGATGAAGCTGTTGGGCGATAAAGAAAATATTTTGAAACTCTTTATCTGAATCTGTTCTTTATCCTAAAATTTTTATGAATCTTTCATAATTACTTCGGAAAGTCCATAAA includes:
- a CDS encoding GNAT family N-acetyltransferase → MNVKICEPRTNDEFDHYYELRWIVLRKPWKQPRGSEKDDIENNSTHIMACIGKEIVGVGRIHLESKEKMRIRYMAVQENYRSKGIGTLILKELENRARNKRIKYIILNARENALQFYIKNGYSIIGKGDTLFDSIYHWKMQKVLDAKEN
- a CDS encoding YhbY family RNA-binding protein, translated to MQKKASTIKTKIWIGKEGITSTFIEQLNNQLKTNKLVKVKIQKNILENEQIEEIAQKTAKDTNSNLIDIRGRTFSLFKPSD
- a CDS encoding DUF362 domain-containing protein, whose protein sequence is MTGRVKVAVLRTQNYKDAFDTVKDAVKLAGGFDDAIKNKSFVTLKPNLVRLPKKPIIKGMATNFETLEAVIKLVREKTSKIAIIESDTMLGTAEDAFEKYNTYTLVEKYGLELINSSKEKLIECTIPDPQFYVATNGLKWIDQPDREMYAKDYVLRLPEKLLKSVRISIPTMKTQADPYSALTFSIKNMFGVLPEVKKFKKFHERKIWKGEPYDIGINVARSLLDICQVAPPNYAIIDGLWGLHGPGSPATGYSVELGLIIASQDAWAADTVAGEIVGFDMKRLFYFEKAERMGLGTVNLEDIEIVGEELESIKYPFELDVSLEGHRKLDEAVGR
- a CDS encoding ribonuclease P protein component 4 (Part of ribonuclease P, a protein complex which generates mature tRNA molecules by cleaving their 5'ends; Archaeal RNase P has multiple protein subunits homologous to eukaryotic nuclear RNase P proteins); the encoded protein is MNHEKQITKKIARERIEILMKLAQKSVHEDPDLAKRYVTLARKIGMKCQLRLPKNLKMFICKGCGNLLVPGTNCRVRLRSDNGSRVVLTCLKCNTVKRFPLTREKKLRKQK
- a CDS encoding double-stranded DNA-binding protein → MSEDKELEIWRRRRLLQMKRAMLAKKFEKDNKSQESKNVKKSPEIYLKKILKGRAWEVLETARHQYPKETAHVEKELIRLSSSGEIKDVLDGEQLLWLFRTLGIDVRLDTKIRVLEDGKLKTISDKIKED
- a CDS encoding 16S rRNA methyltransferase, coding for MTLILAESALELVPKKILGHPAVVSYSKKSGKHTNEILLDRSYHHKAMTDLKDDEKRGRPDIIHMALLEALGTPLNKEGSLQIYVHTIDDHIITVSSKARLPKNYNRFVNLFEQLFKLGRVPESGESLLSIKKERLQDIIDRIEPSKVIVFSSVGKPNTLREVCKKISHEEKLLIIIGGFPHGHLTNESMRAADCVFSIDRNVLEAPVVTSRIIYEYEIAIGLDQKRVDLKTQGKT
- a CDS encoding 2,5-diamino-6-(ribosylamino)-4(3H)-pyrimidinone 5'-phosphate reductase; this translates as MKEIVRPYVIIGGNMSIDGKIAPKDGGGSSLSQFMNNELVSRLHKLRSEVDAIVIGVNTIITNNPLLTVRAVKGKNPSRIVFDSEARTPLNSNIFSSEAKTIVFTSQKASPDRIESIKKLGADVLICGDSKVDIKSALGKIHEMGLKRILVEGGGKIRWSFFKIGAVDEIFLYLSPIVIGGSDTPTFADGLGFESFEDGTRFKLKEFEKIDDVLFLRYLAI